Proteins from a genomic interval of uncultured Fusobacterium sp.:
- a CDS encoding IS3 family transposase (programmed frameshift) produces MAKLTNEQRIEIYERRLKGETLSSLALEFNININRLKYLVRLLKKHGYNILRTDKNRYYSKEFKELIINRVLVNKESIVSVAIDIGLSSEGILINWIKKYKENCYNVIENKKGRIPKTMTKIKKSKKTLTKEDKIKELENKILYLEAENEYLKKLNALVQEEELGKEQRVRVITELRAKYPLKILLKISGIARATYYFYTNKQDKDLKNQDIIEKIKEIFYANKKRYGYRRITLELKNQGININHKKVLRLMNKLNLQSITHKRKRKYSSYQGTIGKIADNHIKRNFEANRPNEKWFTDVTEFNLRGSKLYLSPILDAYGRYIVSYNLSLSPNLNQIIDMLERAFSVNTDVNNLTLHSDQGWQYQHSFYSKRLEEKNIIQSMSRKGNSLDNGLMEGFFGIIKTEMFYGQEKNYRNIEELKLAIEEYIDYYNNKRIKVKLKGLTPASYRNQSLLINN; encoded by the exons ATGGCTAAATTAACAAATGAACAACGAATTGAAATTTATGAAAGAAGATTAAAAGGAGAAACACTAAGCTCATTAGCTTTGGAATTTAATATAAATATTAACAGGTTAAAATATTTAGTTAGACTTCTAAAAAAGCATGGATATAATATTCTTAGAACTGACAAAAATAGATACTATTCTAAAGAATTTAAAGAATTAATAATTAATAGAGTTTTAGTGAATAAAGAATCTATAGTATCAGTAGCGATTGATATTGGACTTAGTTCAGAAGGAATTTTAATAAATTGGATTAAAAAATATAAAGAAAACTGCTATAATGTCATAGAAAATAAAAAAGGGAGAATACCAAAAACTATGACTAAAATAAAAAAATCTAAAAAAACATTGACTAAAGAAGATAAAATTAAAGAATTAGAAAATAAAATTTTGTATTTAGAAGCTGAAAATGAATATTTAAAAAAGTTAAATGCTCTGGTTCAGGAAGAAGAATTAG GCAAAGAGCAAAGAGTCAGAGTAATAACTGAACTTAGAGCTAAATATCCTTTAAAAATATTACTTAAAATATCTGGTATAGCAAGAGCAACATACTATTTTTATACAAATAAACAAGATAAAGATTTAAAAAATCAAGATATTATCGAGAAAATCAAAGAAATATTTTACGCGAATAAAAAGAGATATGGATATCGCAGAATTACATTAGAGCTTAAAAATCAAGGAATAAATATTAATCATAAAAAAGTATTAAGACTTATGAATAAATTGAATTTACAAAGTATTACACACAAAAGAAAGAGAAAATATTCTTCTTATCAAGGAACTATTGGTAAAATCGCTGACAATCATATTAAACGAAATTTTGAAGCAAATAGACCAAATGAAAAATGGTTTACAGATGTAACAGAATTTAATTTAAGAGGAAGTAAACTGTATTTATCGCCAATATTAGACGCATATGGAAGATATATAGTTTCATATAATTTATCATTATCACCAAATTTAAATCAAATAATAGATATGCTAGAAAGAGCATTTAGTGTTAATACTGATGTAAATAATTTAACGCTTCATAGTGATCAAGGTTGGCAATATCAACATAGTTTCTATAGTAAAAGATTAGAAGAAAAAAATATTATTCAAAGTATGTCAAGAAAAGGAAATAGTTTAGACAATGGATTAATGGAAGGTTTCTTTGGAATAATAAAAACAGAAATGTTTTATGGACAAGAAAAGAATTACAGAAATATAGAAGAACTAAAGCTAGCAATAGAAGAATATATAGATTATTACAACAACAAAAGAATTAAAGTAAAATTAAAAGGATTAACCCCTGCATCATACAGGAATCAATCCTTGTTAATCAACAATTAA